In Rhodamnia argentea isolate NSW1041297 chromosome 1, ASM2092103v1, whole genome shotgun sequence, the genomic window TATAGCTTAATGCGCAATCATTAATGTTATTCTCGCATCATTCTCATAATATGAGCAATGTAATTCCATCATTCCTTTTTCTAATACAAGCGTTGCATCTCAGCTGCTCTGAGCAGCGGCGTCGtcatgaagaagatggaggTGACGCAGGTTTTCTCTCCGCATTTCAAAGACCTGTGGGAAGAATGGGAGCTCCGCGGTGTCGTCTTCGTCAGCCTCACCCTCCAAATCCTGCTCATTTGTATGGGCAATCGCCGCAAATTCACTCACTTTGCCTTGTTCAGGGGGGTCGTTTGGCTGGCCTACCTAACGGCCGATGCGGTCGCAATCTACGCGCTCGGCATAATCACGAACAAGGTCACGAAGTTGAACAGCCAAAGCGTGGACACGGAGACCCAGCTGAACGCCTTCTGGGCGCCATTCCTCTTGTTACATTTAGGAGGCCCCGACACCATAACTGCATATGCCCTAGAAGACAATGAGCTCTGGTTGCGGCACTTGTTGTCACTACTCACCCAAACTGGAGTTACAATTTATATCTTCCTGATGGCGTGGACCGAGCTGAATATGTCCACCCTCTCTGCCGTGATGATTTTTGCCGGATTCGTCAAGTATGGCGAAAGGGTTTATGTTCTCTGGACCGCCAGCAGTGAGCAGTTCAGGGACTCCATCCCTGACCCGCCTCCTAATTATTCCAAGATATTGGAGCAACAAAAGTTGATGGAGGCCGAGGGCTACGATGTCATACCGCACGAAGTGATCGAGGTCCGTGATGTGATTGTGGAATACAAAGTGGATGGTGCTGAGGGAACCCTTGATCCGCAGCAAGGAGAATTGCTTGCAGCCGGAGGCTTGGTCAACATATTCCAACGCCTTTTCGCGGATCTCCTGCTGAGGGAAGAGGATCGCGACACAAGTCGGTCGGTGCTCAAGGATATGAATTTCCTTGCAGCCTTCAATATCATCGAgattgaattgggaatcatgtaCGATTTGCTCTACACGAAGGCCAAGGCAATCCATACTAGTTGGGGCTTCGCTCGTCGCATAACTGGATTTTTTCTTATCTGCATCGTATTGGTACTCTTCATCCTGATCAAGGATCAGCATTACTCAGTAGCTGATCTTTATTTGACCTTTATACTGCTAGCGGTGGCCATATTCCTGGAGATTTATGCTTTGgttgttcttcttttctccgACAAGACGGCTCGTtggttgattaaggaaaagaaatttgcgGTCTTGAATTTCATCAATCGGGTGCAACCGCTTACTAAACGGCGCCGATGGTCGCGTCAGATGGCTCAATTCAGCCTATTGAGCTTTGCGATCAAAGAGAAGCACCTTCCTTGCCATCAAATCCTCGAATTTCTCCACATTGATGAGAAGGTCGAGAAGCTCCGTTACAAGTATCACGAGAAAGTGACCGAAAATCTGAAAAAGCTAATAATCTCACATTTCAAGGAAATGCAATCCCCACAGACCACCAGAGGAAGAGGAGTGCTCGAAAAGTTCAGAAAGTGGGATGATTTCAATTGGAGCATTAAGTTGGAGTTCGACCAAAGCATCCTCATTTGGCATATTGCGACCGAATTGTTGTGCCACCCGAGAGCAGGAGACAGTTTGAGAGACGGCCAATCCCATAACAATGGGAACATCGAATCCATATCCCAGACCAGTAAGTGCTTGTCTCGATACATGTTGTACATCCTTGTCATGTACCCCGTGATGCTGCCAACTGGGATCGGACGCATCAAGTTTCGGGAAACCTATGTTGAGGCCATGAAATTCTTCGACGAGTTCCACAAGACGAACAAGCCCAAAGCGCTAGAACGCGAGGACACAGACCACAATGCACCCACTTCCCCCAGCGACGGAGACATTCGAGGTTACAGGAAGTACGCGATGAAATGTGCAGCATTCTGCACGAATGCTTGGCAACAGATCAAGAACTTGGTGAAGCGCAAATTCGACTTAACTAATGCCTACAACGAGCTGAGGGATCAGGTGAAGACGAATCTGAATTTGACGGTCTCAAAGGGAGACCGGAGCAAGTACGTGCTGTTCCACGGGTGTCGGCTCGCGTCACAGCTGGACAAGATCGAGGATCAAGAGAAGAAGTGGGATATGATAAGCCGGGTGTGGGTTGAGATGTTGTGTTATGCAGCGAGTAATTGTAAAGCGAGTTATCATGCGCAGCAACTGAGGAGAGGAGGAGAGCTTCTGACTCATGTCTGGCTCATGATGGCTCATTTTGGCTTGACTGATCACTTCCAGATTTCACCTGCCCCCGCTATAGCTGAGCTGATTAGGCAGTAGCACAACACTTTAGCATGCTGTTGTTCTGTATCGGAGGTGCCTAATTAAATGATAGTTCATTTGTGGAACAGTGACAATGTGACTCAATAATGATGTCTAAATATTAAGTTGCGTAACTGTTATGAGCGTACTAATGCGCGTAGGAATGTCCAAATAAGACAGAGAGGACTATAGCGCTTGGTGTCCAAATAAGACAGAGAGGACTATAGCGCTTGGTGCAACTCATAATCAGTCAGAGCActggaaaaagtgtcaaaaaagtcacaaatttactgcattgatatcaattcactcttaaatcttttattgatgtcgatttgatcctaaaccttttgtatttatgtcaattgattacatctaattaattttgatcgaaaatcgttgatgtagACGCTGATCTTCCACATGGCACGGCATGTTAAAAAATGTGCAATTATATATGGAAATTATTTGAAAACCTCATCTTCTCTAATCGTTCTCGTGTCACGTAGGGACGTCTTTGTACAACACTTTTTTGGCCCCGCATGGGGCGACTAAAAGATGTCATCGGAGCCAAGAAACGCTGCCAAAGTTCGTATGACACTAGACCACTTTCGGGGATCCCAGTACGGTTGTCTTAAGCCAATGGTTAATTTAATGAGTTTCGATAGTTGGAAGATAGGCATGGTCTCATTCAAGGTCGAAGAACTGCTATCACTGGATGTCTGGATTTCATCCGCAAGAAAAACTCTAGCGAGCTTTAACTTTAGTACGCAACGATGCGAAGATCACCTCTTCCATCAACAGATCTGGCAAGAATTCCAGAAAAGAATTCTTGACCGCCGCGATGCCCTCGCCTGGGGCCAGCATGGGTTGGCGGGCGATCTCGCCGGccctcaatttaaaaaaaaaaaaaagaaaggaaaaaccaaaaaaattggtaaaaaataaaacaaaattataaaaatatctaCATCAACGCTAGAGTACCACGTATGACGACGGGCATCTAcctaaaattaatcggatgaactcaattataaaaatgcaaaatattttaggaattagcatcaataaaataaatttatgactttttttatgcttttttccACAGAGTGCTCAAAGGGTTCCGTAAGTGGGATGATTATCGCTGAACCATGGCAATGGATCAAAACTGTTaaaaatatatctcgagtttgaacccAAAGCGAAAATCTAAAATTACGGATAAGACTTATCCGCAAGATTAAAGTGGaagttagaattttttgtggacGTTCGAAATCAAGTAAATCCCCTAAAAGGATATATACGGTACTGCAAGAGATAAGGACACTATAATTTACTTTCCAAGCaaatgccacaaaaaatcctaaactatgctcattgtaacacatttaccccaaactttttttgtgacaataaaaactccaaacttctATCATAGTGACACATCTACCTTCTATAACAGTAACTATAAACGATgaacaatatttttaaattttggttttaaaaaaaaaaaatctaatgtggCACAACGTCattgccacatcagattttaaCGGAGATTTTTAATGGAACCCTAATAGAGGGTAGATGTGTCACTATGATagaagtttgggatttttggtatcacaaaaaaaaaattagggtaaatatgtcacaatgagTATAGTTCAGGATTTTTGGTGACATTTGCTGGGCTGTGGGTGCAGAACCTTGAGAAAGCTTTTTTGACCGTGGGTGTGCTCTATATGAATTGGTCGGCGTGCAATCCAAGAGGGTGCTTTCACTCGTGAATTACTCCAAGAAAATTAGTGTTCAAGCTTGGTTTggtaagatttgtgtaatttttttgttgtcaaattaaaagactattttgcaaaaaattaagAGCGAAATACTATGTGCGTTATCAAATATAACTTAAACTTGAAAAATACATTGTTGGACTGACTCGAGTGTGGTCTGTAATCTCTGTGTTCTATAGAGAAATCCGTTGCTGCTTTTTCTGTAGACATAAGTCTCTACGATCGAATCACGTATATTTAAtacctaatttatttttttattttattgttcgatcgcttatTTCGTACGATATTTTTATCGAATGACGTACGACAAGCCACGAAGAACGACGTTTGCAGGGGACACTTGCCGAGATATTTTGCTTACAACTAATGGAGGAGACATGACTCGTGCTTGGCTGGATGAAATAAAAGCAGAACAACGACCATCTGAGCGCATATAATAATTGCCCTGCcaccttttttttgggtcccatTATTGCGTTAGGTTGtcgtacgctaaaaataaaagattcccTTTCCCTATCTTTTCAAGTAGGGCCATGTGGATCTCCGCTTTTACATCTGCATTTGCGATCACTTCCAAGTCTGATAAAACAATTTAGGAAACCATTTATAAGATGATAGCTATTCCTTGTGCAGTTGTAATTCTCAGTGATGGCAAGAGATATGGACATTACATGCAGTCTTTTCGGCTGAGTTAATCTCAGGGTCATGTTTTAATCCAATGTTCAAACGAGGTCAATGGGTGATCAAGCGTCGGTTCATGTTGGGGATGTAACGATGATATGATTTTTGCTTTTCGTGTTCCACCAAGTCCAGCAAAATTGAGCACAGAAGACATTCATCAACCCTAacaatgattcaaaagaaaacaTAGGATCAAACCTTTTGAGAAAAAGGATCTGTGTCAATCATTCCAAAGGCATTGTTTTTAAAGCATTTTCCCTTGAAGTACGATATGGCTTCGCATTTTGGAAAGTAAATTGTGAATTggtttgttcttttctcttATGGTAATGAAATTGACAGAACTctgaaaaagggggaaaaaaaaagagcttacTTAATAGAACGAGAACATTATCTAATTTGATGCCaagattttttgtttaaatcacTGTTTCTATATTTCTTTAACCTTCACCCTTTAGATGTATTATAGTCTAGacaaattggtcggatggacttaattagtcggatggacttaattacaaaaatgcaaaatattttaggaattagcatcaataaaataaatttatgactttttttatgcttttttccATAGAGTGCTCAAAGGGTTCCGTAAGTAGGATGACTATCGCCGA contains:
- the LOC115729945 gene encoding uncharacterized protein LOC115729945 encodes the protein MILPVIAALSSGVVMKKMEVTQVFSPHFKDLWEEWELRGVVFVSLTLQILLICMGNRRKFTHFALFRGVVWLAYLTADAVAIYALGIITNKVTKLNSQSVDTETQLNAFWAPFLLLHLGGPDTITAYALEDNELWLRHLLSLLTQTGVTIYIFLMAWTELNMSTLSAVMIFAGFVKYGERVYVLWTASSEQFRDSIPDPPPNYSKILEQQKLMEAEGYDVIPHEVIEVRDVIVEYKVDGAEGTLDPQQGELLAAGGLVNIFQRLFADLLLREEDRDTSRSVLKDMNFLAAFNIIEIELGIMYDLLYTKAKAIHTSWGFARRITGFFLICIVLVLFILIKDQHYSVADLYLTFILLAVAIFLEIYALVVLLFSDKTARWLIKEKKFAVLNFINRVQPLTKRRRWSRQMAQFSLLSFAIKEKHLPCHQILEFLHIDEKVEKLRYKYHEKVTENLKKLIISHFKEMQSPQTTRGRGVLEKFRKWDDFNWSIKLEFDQSILIWHIATELLCHPRAGDSLRDGQSHNNGNIESISQTSKCLSRYMLYILVMYPVMLPTGIGRIKFRETYVEAMKFFDEFHKTNKPKALEREDTDHNAPTSPSDGDIAFCTNAWQQIKNLVKRKFDLTNAYNELRDQVKTNLNLTVSKGDRSKYVLFHGCRLASQLDKIEDQEKKWDMISRVWVEMLCYAASNCKASYHAQQLRRGGELLTHVWLMMAHFGLTDHFQISPAPAIAELIRQ